From Triticum aestivum cultivar Chinese Spring chromosome 4A, IWGSC CS RefSeq v2.1, whole genome shotgun sequence, a single genomic window includes:
- the LOC123088315 gene encoding acyl-CoA-binding domain-containing protein 1, which produces MGLQEEFEEYAEKAKTLPDTTTNESMLCLYSLYKQATVGPVNTARPGMFDLKGKAKWDAWKSVEAKSKEEAMADYITKVKQLLEEAAAASASS; this is translated from the exons ATGGGTCTGCAG GAGGAGTTTGAGGAGTACGCGGAGAAGGCCAAGACGCTGCCCGACACCACCACCAACGAGAGCATGCTCTGCCTCTACAGCCTCTACAAGCAGGCCACCGTCGGGCCCGTCAACACAG CCCGCCCCGGAATGTTCGACCTTAAGGGCAAGGCCAAGTGGGACGCCTGGAAGTCCGTCGAAG CGAAATCCAAGGAGGAGGCGATGGCGGACTACATCACCAAGGTGAAGCAGCTGCTCGAGGAGGCTGCCGCCGCATCCGCTTCTTCCTAG